One window from the genome of Labeo rohita strain BAU-BD-2019 chromosome 10, IGBB_LRoh.1.0, whole genome shotgun sequence encodes:
- the tpst2 gene encoding protein-tyrosine sulfotransferase 2, with the protein MRLSVKRVVVLLLTIFGTYALTRTLYQVLTCPRKVPRTHMLSVLVRNWNQTEYRYNQNTPMVFVGGVPRSGTTLMRAMLDAHPDIRCGEETRVIPRILSLRQGWGRQSEERWALEEEGVSQDMLDDATAAFLLEVIARHGEPAPLLCNKDPFTLKSAVYLSQIFPNSKFLLMLRDGRASVHSMISRRVTIAGFNLSSYRDCLTKWSNAIEVMVSQCLVVGRGRCMTVRYEDLVLQPRSTMQRVLRFLNSPWHEGVLHHEEAIGRPGGVSLSRSERSTDQVIKPVNLEALTRWVGHIPADVLLDLENIAPMLRRLGYNPKANPPDYGQPDPEVVNNTQRVLRGDFKTPTNLKRWVQVSPKIVSKGGKK; encoded by the exons ATGCGGTTGTCAGTCAAACGGGTAGTTGTACTCTTGCTAACGATCTTCGGAACTTATGCGCTTACTAGGACTCTATATCAAGTGCTAACATGCCCGAGAAAGGTTCCCAGAACTCATATGTTGTCAGTTCTGGTTCGAAACTGGAACCAGACGGAGTACCGGTACAATCAAAACACACCGATGGTGTTTGTGGGTGGAGTTCCACGATCAGGGACCACCTTGATGCGTGCCATGCTAGACGCTCACCCTGACATCCGCTGTGGTGAGGAGACGCGGGTGATCCCCAGGATCCTTTCTCTGCGGCAGGGCTGGGGGAGGCAGTCGGAGGAGCGATGGGCGCTGGAGGAAGAGGGAGTCAGTCAAGACATGCTGGACGACGCGACCGCAGCGTTCCTGCTGGAGGTCATCGCACGGCATGGCGAACCTGCACCACTGCTGTGCAATAAAGACCCCTTTACACTGAAGAGTGCCGTTTATCTGTCACAAATTTTCCCCAA CTCTAAATTCCTGCTAATGCTCAGAGACGGCCGGGCGTCTGTGCACTCTATGATCTCCAGACGAGTGACTATCGCTGGCTTCAACCTGTCCAGCTACAGGGACTGTCTGACTAAATGGAGCAATGCAATAGAAGTCATGGTCTCCCAGTGTCTAGTGGTCGGCCGGGGTCGCTGCATGACAGTCCGCTATGAGGATCTGGTGCTGCAGCCGCGATCCACCATGCAGCGTGTGCTGCGCTTTCTGAACTCACCGTGGCACGAAGGAGTGCTTCACCATGAGGAGGCCATCGGGCGGCCCGGAGGGGTATCGCTATCTCG GAGCGAACGCTCCACGGATCAAGTGATCAAACCAGTTAACCTGGAAGCCCTCACACGCTGGGTAGGCCACATCCCAGCAGACGTCCTGCTGGACTTGGAGAACATTGCGCCAATGCTGCGCAGGCTAGGCTACAACCCCAAAGCCAATCCACCAGACTATGGCCAACCAGATCCAGAAGTGGTCAACAATACTCAAAGG GTACTGAGAGGAGATTTTAAAACTCCTACGAACTTGAAAAGATGGGTACAA GTATCTCCAAAGATAGTTTCTAAAGGAGGTAAAAAATGA